A window from Candidatus Gracilibacteria bacterium encodes these proteins:
- a CDS encoding YraN family protein, giving the protein MENFGLEMEERAARYLETVRGWRLLEKNVRFREGEIDLIMEASGGLRFVEVKARRNEKFGGVVESVTTRKIQRLRKAIYRWRERSGDCRFGQIYFVGILVSPRGEFTIEEHFIE; this is encoded by the coding sequence ATGGAAAATTTTGGTTTGGAAATGGAAGAGCGGGCGGCGCGGTATCTGGAGACGGTGCGGGGTTGGCGTTTACTGGAGAAGAATGTGAGGTTTAGGGAGGGGGAGATCGATTTGATTATGGAGGCTTCCGGGGGGCTTCGATTTGTGGAAGTGAAGGCGCGGCGGAATGAAAAATTTGGGGGTGTTGTTGAAAGTGTAACAACGCGAAAAATTCAGCGGCTGAGGAAGGCGATTTACAGATGGCGGGAGCGGTCCGGAGACTGTCGATTTGGGCAGATTTATTTTGTGGGAATTTTGGTGAGCCCGCGGGGAGAGTTCACAATAGAGGAACATTTTATTGAATAG